The Lycium barbarum isolate Lr01 chromosome 10, ASM1917538v2, whole genome shotgun sequence genome includes a region encoding these proteins:
- the LOC132614334 gene encoding protein BCCIP homolog — MPRKPGRHCRPARCPPLSFSPFARSMARIASNNKVTHKVQNARFPGNDQPSSSGKMVNHGLTDKREDSSSSDDEEFDGTVQADFEFFDPKPSDFHGVKVLLQTYLDDKQWDLSGFVDVILGQPTVGTVVKIENDEDDGIYSIVTALNLGRYKDLECMANLKEYLLKACHQKDVFSKLSLFLGNQAKDVGLLVSQRVVNLPPQLLPPLYDALFDEVSWATEDEPTEELRKSFCFKSYLVISKIYKHKNADRQNGPSGDQTIVYIKAEDEILHELSSWSFSFPLHTQLVRTDEMKDYRLTGLVMAVHASQIPTFRKKLHSLIDES; from the exons ATGCCCCGAAAGCCGGGAAGACATTGCAGACCAGCACGGTGTCCACCTTTGAGTTTCTCCCCTTTTGCTCGTTCAATGGCACGGATTGCATCAAATAACAAAGTTACACACAAGGTTCAGAACGCCAGATTTCCAGGAAATGATCAACCTAGCTCTTCAG GTAAAATGGTAAATCACGGACTAACAGACAAGAGAGAAGATTCCAGTTCTTCagatgatgaagagtttgat GGCACTGTTCAAGCAGATTTTGAATTCTTTGATCCAAAACCTAGTGATTTTCATGGCGTGAAAGTCCTGCTGCAGACCTATCTTGATGATAAGCAATGGGATTTAAGTGGTTTCGTGGATGTAATACTGGGTCAACCCACAGTGGGAACTGTTGTTAAAATAGAGAATGATGAAGATGATGGTATTTACTCCATTGTCACGGCTCTTAACTTGGGGAGATATAAG GATCTGGAGTGCATGGCTAACCTTAAAGAGTACCTGCTTAAAGCATGCCACCAGAAGGATGTATTCTCTAAATTGAGCTTATTTCTCGGAAACCAAGCCAAGGATGTTGGTCTCTTGGTATCTCAACGTGTTGTTAATCTTCCTCCCCAGCTTTTGCCACCCCTTTATGATGCACTTTTCGATGAAGTGTCTTGGGCTACCGAAGATGAG CCTACAGAGGAGCTCCGGAAATCTTTCTGCTTCAAGTCTTACCTAGTAATCAGTAAAATCTACAAG CACAAGAATGCGGACAGGCAAAATGGACCAAGTGGTGATCAAACTATTGTGTACATCAAGGCAGAAGACGAAATACTTCACGAA TTAAGCTCTTGGTCCTTCAGTTTTCCTTTGCATACACAGCTGGTTAGGACTGACGAG ATGAAAGATTACCGGCTGACTGGCTTGGTAATGGCAGTACACGCGAGCCAAATCCCTACCTTTCGGAAAAAACTGCACTCTTTAATAGACGAGTCATGA